One genomic window of Branchiostoma floridae strain S238N-H82 chromosome 4, Bfl_VNyyK, whole genome shotgun sequence includes the following:
- the LOC118414116 gene encoding DNA polymerase nu-like isoform X2: MQRIWTPAQPPPDPVEIQVRSPEASVILSVLRRAQRRRPDGRDYYRCLYTKKFGAPPDGSISGNSQSTTGFSQATCSQRSEMNTLSKEKCVSRHPLISTEPSWRGTSDKSSITNPASQISHHLQSSPFPQSTAHNDAPRHQNVTGVIPFSQVVLPGELNNASGHAPQTDMHPFSELTDYKLTNTTTVLDPICAKGKSDASFYQEDVGAEEPLSSQVDLFLSQSSTPVIGCKMSHPTCFLQDAEEENFSGIAGADPVEADREGNRETEESSPLFECSPSHCDNDYKEENKTTSYTGLPLLDDSEPQATCDSDLTATSNHSNGSQKSLDSAFVSSEVKDREICVNHKVDKTMSQQMQDTSIDKQSVQLQLKIMSAEPMIEDHMELSEQMHSLSPQAIQLESSKSVETSSSIERIEDLSFDIGCLADDSDIMEGSSPEMLQAATVLPSQETPLSHNKADVSEYLHTAQTQQTSALVAIKEPVTKANADRIQTAREPTITSTSPCEASVKVRKPNQAICGAYEDKKSQNKESTPHCSDPKSHPQAPGSAIRNKLLLSTPSTVSVTRNGANISDASGSNALFVTPQTAFGNQQGTDKKIVTSKSLSPIETPKQDILRSKNAPSTESHTEMLPMEDKRATPGSAIQTKLQLWTKANRSEATPNIKRTSKSASSSYEPSAKKQQLFPVPQANKRTFKAPFKGEGKQTNQGESKKRKTPEVKDIKSTIRDASVMSQCERQQAVTYILGAGEVSMALVYGDGTSQLREPTTKGIPKDSDNKAVGIAVAVPGPSSGAVQACSGQAKRIRQLQFIMFPLTLDKQDYAEYCRETLTQLMTSKACRVCLDAQELILTMISHFSLDVASVYNWSMVDPKVAGWLLNPDHPPNTFTEVVKMCWKENGQDDDANTLLCQDLSWLLEVMELLRRRLVDCDLLDLYLNVEMKLTPILASMEYHGICVDPQCLIKMGDILKKRIGMVESDAYKAAGHRFLLSSHVQLRTVLFDELHLDERCDNRQKLARTSVNNLKSTSESVLVQLQDLHPLPKLVLEYRKLEKMKSTYVDGILACIKEGKLTATWDHTSAATGRLTSANPNIQSVPKQPLEIVESSHKQPAEGGKHETTTLCAREPYVAREGCSFLSADFQSIEFRLLAHFSKDPSLLKVFQGDDVKDVFMELTSQWMNVPLGSVQTADRERTKRVVYSIMYGVGPEKLATYLNVSAAESKGFISSFLRRFPGVSRFTHKCKEECKAKGHVRTILKRWRLIPNIKSPNFFLRSQAERQAVNFVVQGSAADICKLAMILVGKRLAEEGLKAKLLIQLHDELVFEVADEEVDSVKGVVRDIMQSDALLGGQIKLQVPLRVSVSVGKSWGRMTDLE; the protein is encoded by the exons atgcagaggatctggaccCCTGCTCAGCCACCTCCCGACCCTGTAGAGATCCAGGTCCGATCTCCTGAGGCCAGTGTCATCTTGTCAGTCTTGAGGAGGGCTCAAAGGAGACGCCCAG ATGGAAGGGATTACTACAGATGTTTGTACACCAAGAAATTTGGTGCGCCTCCAGATGGCTCCATATCTGGCAATAGCCAGAGCACCACCGGTTTTTCACAGGCCACTTGCAGCCAAAGGAGTGAAATGAATACCTTGAGTAAGGAAAAATGTGTGTCACGGCATCCTTTGATTTCAACTGAACCAAGCTGGAGAGGGACCAGTGATAAAAGCAGCATTACAAATCCTGCCAGTCAAATCAGCCATCATCTTCAATCATCTCCTTTTCCTCAGTCAACAGCCCACAATGATGCACCACGACATCAGAATGTTACTGGTGTTATTCCCTTCAGTCAAGTGGTATTGCCAGGTGAACTTAACAATGCTTCAGGGCATGCTCCTCAAACTGACATGCACCCCTTCAGTGAATTGACCGATTACAAGCTCACAAACACTACAACAGTTCTTGATCCCATTTGTGCAAAAGGAAAAAGTGATGCATCCTTTTATCAAGAAGATGTAGGAGCTGAAGAACCCCTAAGCTCCCAGGTTGATCTCTTTCTGAGCCAGTCCTCCACACCAGTTATTGGATGTAAGATGTCACACCCAACATGTTTTCTGCAGGATGCAGAGGAGGAGAACTTTTCTGGCATCGCAGGTGCAGACCCAGTAGAGGCAGACAGAGAAGGGAACAGAGAGACAGAAGAATCCAGTCCTCTATTTGAGTGTTCGCCTAGTCACTGTGACAATGATTACAAGGAAGAAAATAAGACTACATCTTATACAGGTCTTCCACTGTTGGATGATTCTGAACCACAAGCGACATGTGATTCTGACCTCACTGCGACATCCAATCACAGTAATGGAAGTCAGAAAAGTTTGGATAGTGCTTTTGTATCCAGTGAAGTGAAGGATAGGGAAATCTGTGTAAATCATAAAGTGGATAAGACGATGTCACAACAAATGCAAGATACAAGTATTGACAAACAGTCTGTGCAACTGCAACTCAAAATCATGTCAGCAGAACCCATGATAGAAGATCATATGGAATTGAGTGAGCAGATGCATTCATTGTCTCCTCAGGCAATACAGTTAGAAAGCAGTAAAAGTGTTGAAACTTCCTCTTCTATTGAAAGAATTGAAGATCTGTCCTTTGACATTGGCTGTCTTGCTGATGATAGTGATATCATGGAAGGTTCTTCACCAGAAATGTTGCAAGCAGCGACTGTTCTTCCAAGCCAGGAGACTCCTCTATCTCATAACAAAGCTGACGTTTCAGAATATTTACACACGGCACAGACCCAACAAACAAGTGCACTTGTTGCCATAAAGGAGCCTGTGACAAAAGCAAATGCTGATAGAATTCAAACAGCAAGGGAGCCAACCATTACTAGTACAAGTCCATGTGAAGCGAGTGTCAAGGTGAGGAAACCAAACCAAGCTATTTGTGGAGCTTATGAGGATAAGAAATCCCAAAACAAAGAGAGCACACCTCATTGCTCTGATCCCAAAAGCCATCCACAGGCTCCTGGTTCAGCTATACGCAATAAACTCTTATTATCAACACCCAGCACGGTATCTGTTACCAGGAATGGAGCCAACATAAGTGATGCATCTGGATCTAATGCATTGTTTGTTACACCTCAGACGGCTTTTGGTAATCAACAAGGTACcgataaaaaaattgttacttCAAAATCTTTGTCTCCAATTGAGACACCAAAACAGGACATTTTGCGGAGTAAAAATGCCCCATCTACAGAATCTCACACTGAGATGTTGCCAATGGAAGACAAGCGGGCAACACCTGGATCAGCCATTCAGACAAAGCTGCAGTTGTGGACAAAAGCAAACAG ATCTGAGGCAACTCCAAACATCAAAAGGACTTCAAAATCTGCGAGTAGTTCATATGAACCATCAGCAAAGAAGCAGCAGCTGTTTCCCGTACCACAGGCCAACAAGAGGACCTTCAAAGCTCCCTTTAAGGGAGAAGGAAAGCAAACAAACCAGGGAGAGTCAAAG AAGAGAAAGACACCAGAAGTTAAGGACATCAAGTCTACCATCAGAGATGCATCTGTAATGTCCCAGTGTGAGAGACAGCAGGCTGTGACTTACATACTGGGGGCAGGGGAGGTCAGCATGGCCTTGGTGTATGGTGATGGCACGTCACAGCTCAGGGAACCCACAACCAAGGGAATACCCAAGGACAGTGACAATAAG GCAGTGGGCATTGCTGTTGCTGTTCCCGGACCGTCCTCTGGAGCTGTACAGGCCTGCAGTGGACAAGCCAAGAGAATCAGACAGTTGCAGTTCATCATGTTTCCACTCACTTTGGATAAGCAAGACTATGCAGAATACTGCAG AGAGACACTGACACAGCTGATGACAAGCAAAGCTTGTAGAGTGTGTCTGGATGCCCAGGAGCTCATCCTCACCATGATCTCACATTTTTCACTAGATGTAGCCTCAG TGTATAACTGGAGCATGGTGGACCCCAAGGTTGCTGGCTGGCTTTTGAATCCTGACCACCCCCCTAACACTTTTACTGAAGTGGTAAAAATGTGTTGGAAAGAGAACGGTCAG GATGATGATGCTAACACTCTGCTCTGCCAGGACTTGAGTTGGCTGTTAGAAGTAATGGAGCTGCTCAGAAGGAGACTCGTG GACTGTGACCTGCTAGACCTATACCTCAATGTTGAGATGAAACTGACACCCATTTTGGCAA GTATGGAATATCATGGCATCTGTGTTGATCCACAGTGTCTGATCAAGATGGGTGATATTTTGAAG AAGAGAATTGGCATGGTGGAGTCTGATGCTTACAAGGCAGCTGGACACCGCTTTCTCCTCAGTAGTCATGTGCAGCTAAGGACA GTGTTGTTTGATGAGCTCCACCTTGATGAGAGATGTGACAACAGACAGAAGCTGGCCAGAACCAGTGTCAACAATCTGAAGTCAACCTCAGAGTCTGTG CTTGTGCAGCTACAAGATCTACATCCTCTTCCAAAGTTGGTACTGGAATACAGAAAG CTGGAGAAAATGAAGTCCACTTATGTTGATGGTATCCTGGCATGCATAAAAGAG gGAAAGCTGACTGCAACTTG GGATCACACATCAGCAGCCACAGGAAGGTTAACCTCAGCCAACCCT AACATCCAATCTGTGCCAAAACAGCCACTTGAAATTGTAGAATCTTCCCACAAACAACCAGCAGAAG GTGGCAAACATGAAACTACAACTTTGTGTGCCAGGGAACCATACGTTGCCAGAGAAGGATGCTCATTTCTATCAGCAG ACTTCCAGTCCATAGAGTTCCGCTTGCTGGCTCACTTCTCAAAGGATCCTTCATTGCTGAAGGTGTTTCAGGGAGATGATGTGAAGGATGTATTCATGGAACTCACTTCTCAGTG GATGAATGTGCCACTAGGATCAGTGCAAACTGCAGACAGGGAGAGGACAAAGAGAGTGGTTTACTCCATTATGTATGGTGTGG GACCAGAGAAACTTGCAACCTACCTGAATGTCAGTGCTGCGGAGTCCAAAGGATTTATCTCAAGCTTCCTTC GTAGGTTTCCTGGTGTTAGCAGATTTACCCACAAATGCAAAGAGGAGTGCAAGgctaaag GTCATGTACGGACTATCCTGAAACGATGGAGGCTGATCCCAAACATCAAGTCACCCAACTTTTTCCTGAGGTCTCAGGCTGAGAGGCAGGCAGTTAACTTTGTTGTCCAAG GTTCTGCAGCAGACATCTGTAAGCTGGCCATGATCCTTGTGGGGAAGCGGCTGGCAGAAGAAGGCCTGAAGGCCAAGCTACTGATTCAACTGCACGATGAACTTGTCTTTGAAGTAGCAGATGAAGAGGTGGACAGTGTCAAGg GAGTTGTCAGGGACATCATGCAATCAGATGCCTTGCTGGGTGGTCAAATCAAGTTGCAG GTGCCACTCCGAGTGTCAGTCAGTGTTGGGAAATCCTGGGGACGGATGACTGACTTGGAGTGA
- the LOC118414116 gene encoding DNA polymerase nu-like isoform X4 yields the protein MSQQMQDTSIDKQSVQLQLKIMSAEPMIEDHMELSEQMHSLSPQAIQLESSKSVETSSSIERIEDLSFDIGCLADDSDIMEGSSPEMLQAATVLPSQETPLSHNKADVSEYLHTAQTQQTSALVAIKEPVTKANADRIQTAREPTITSTSPCEASVKVRKPNQAICGAYEDKKSQNKESTPHCSDPKSHPQAPGSAIRNKLLLSTPSTVSVTRNGANISDASGSNALFVTPQTAFGNQQGTDKKIVTSKSLSPIETPKQDILRSKNAPSTESHTEMLPMEDKRATPGSAIQTKLQLWTKANRSEATPNIKRTSKSASSSYEPSAKKQQLFPVPQANKRTFKAPFKGEGKQTNQGESKKRKTPEVKDIKSTIRDASVMSQCERQQAVTYILGAGEVSMALVYGDGTSQLREPTTKGIPKDSDNKAVGIAVAVPGPSSGAVQACSGQAKRIRQLQFIMFPLTLDKQDYAEYCRETLTQLMTSKACRVCLDAQELILTMISHFSLDVASVYNWSMVDPKVAGWLLNPDHPPNTFTEVVKMCWKENGQACDNDDDANTLLCQDLSWLLEVMELLRRRLVDCDLLDLYLNVEMKLTPILASMEYHGICVDPQCLIKMGDILKKRIGMVESDAYKAAGHRFLLSSHVQLRTVLFDELHLDERCDNRQKLARTSVNNLKSTSESVLVQLQDLHPLPKLVLEYRKLEKMKSTYVDGILACIKEGKLTATWDHTSAATGRLTSANPNIQSVPKQPLEIVESSHKQPAEGGKHETTTLCAREPYVAREGCSFLSADFQSIEFRLLAHFSKDPSLLKVFQGDDVKDVFMELTSQWMNVPLGSVQTADRERTKRVVYSIMYGVGPEKLATYLNVSAAESKGFISSFLRRFPGVSRFTHKCKEECKAKGHVRTILKRWRLIPNIKSPNFFLRSQAERQAVNFVVQGSAADICKLAMILVGKRLAEEGLKAKLLIQLHDELVFEVADEEVDSVKGVVRDIMQSDALLGGQIKLQVPLRVSVSVGKSWGRMTDLE from the exons ATGTCACAACAAATGCAAGATACAAGTATTGACAAACAGTCTGTGCAACTGCAACTCAAAATCATGTCAGCAGAACCCATGATAGAAGATCATATGGAATTGAGTGAGCAGATGCATTCATTGTCTCCTCAGGCAATACAGTTAGAAAGCAGTAAAAGTGTTGAAACTTCCTCTTCTATTGAAAGAATTGAAGATCTGTCCTTTGACATTGGCTGTCTTGCTGATGATAGTGATATCATGGAAGGTTCTTCACCAGAAATGTTGCAAGCAGCGACTGTTCTTCCAAGCCAGGAGACTCCTCTATCTCATAACAAAGCTGACGTTTCAGAATATTTACACACGGCACAGACCCAACAAACAAGTGCACTTGTTGCCATAAAGGAGCCTGTGACAAAAGCAAATGCTGATAGAATTCAAACAGCAAGGGAGCCAACCATTACTAGTACAAGTCCATGTGAAGCGAGTGTCAAGGTGAGGAAACCAAACCAAGCTATTTGTGGAGCTTATGAGGATAAGAAATCCCAAAACAAAGAGAGCACACCTCATTGCTCTGATCCCAAAAGCCATCCACAGGCTCCTGGTTCAGCTATACGCAATAAACTCTTATTATCAACACCCAGCACGGTATCTGTTACCAGGAATGGAGCCAACATAAGTGATGCATCTGGATCTAATGCATTGTTTGTTACACCTCAGACGGCTTTTGGTAATCAACAAGGTACcgataaaaaaattgttacttCAAAATCTTTGTCTCCAATTGAGACACCAAAACAGGACATTTTGCGGAGTAAAAATGCCCCATCTACAGAATCTCACACTGAGATGTTGCCAATGGAAGACAAGCGGGCAACACCTGGATCAGCCATTCAGACAAAGCTGCAGTTGTGGACAAAAGCAAACAG ATCTGAGGCAACTCCAAACATCAAAAGGACTTCAAAATCTGCGAGTAGTTCATATGAACCATCAGCAAAGAAGCAGCAGCTGTTTCCCGTACCACAGGCCAACAAGAGGACCTTCAAAGCTCCCTTTAAGGGAGAAGGAAAGCAAACAAACCAGGGAGAGTCAAAG AAGAGAAAGACACCAGAAGTTAAGGACATCAAGTCTACCATCAGAGATGCATCTGTAATGTCCCAGTGTGAGAGACAGCAGGCTGTGACTTACATACTGGGGGCAGGGGAGGTCAGCATGGCCTTGGTGTATGGTGATGGCACGTCACAGCTCAGGGAACCCACAACCAAGGGAATACCCAAGGACAGTGACAATAAG GCAGTGGGCATTGCTGTTGCTGTTCCCGGACCGTCCTCTGGAGCTGTACAGGCCTGCAGTGGACAAGCCAAGAGAATCAGACAGTTGCAGTTCATCATGTTTCCACTCACTTTGGATAAGCAAGACTATGCAGAATACTGCAG AGAGACACTGACACAGCTGATGACAAGCAAAGCTTGTAGAGTGTGTCTGGATGCCCAGGAGCTCATCCTCACCATGATCTCACATTTTTCACTAGATGTAGCCTCAG TGTATAACTGGAGCATGGTGGACCCCAAGGTTGCTGGCTGGCTTTTGAATCCTGACCACCCCCCTAACACTTTTACTGAAGTGGTAAAAATGTGTTGGAAAGAGAACGGTCAGGCATGTGACAAT GATGATGATGCTAACACTCTGCTCTGCCAGGACTTGAGTTGGCTGTTAGAAGTAATGGAGCTGCTCAGAAGGAGACTCGTG GACTGTGACCTGCTAGACCTATACCTCAATGTTGAGATGAAACTGACACCCATTTTGGCAA GTATGGAATATCATGGCATCTGTGTTGATCCACAGTGTCTGATCAAGATGGGTGATATTTTGAAG AAGAGAATTGGCATGGTGGAGTCTGATGCTTACAAGGCAGCTGGACACCGCTTTCTCCTCAGTAGTCATGTGCAGCTAAGGACA GTGTTGTTTGATGAGCTCCACCTTGATGAGAGATGTGACAACAGACAGAAGCTGGCCAGAACCAGTGTCAACAATCTGAAGTCAACCTCAGAGTCTGTG CTTGTGCAGCTACAAGATCTACATCCTCTTCCAAAGTTGGTACTGGAATACAGAAAG CTGGAGAAAATGAAGTCCACTTATGTTGATGGTATCCTGGCATGCATAAAAGAG gGAAAGCTGACTGCAACTTG GGATCACACATCAGCAGCCACAGGAAGGTTAACCTCAGCCAACCCT AACATCCAATCTGTGCCAAAACAGCCACTTGAAATTGTAGAATCTTCCCACAAACAACCAGCAGAAG GTGGCAAACATGAAACTACAACTTTGTGTGCCAGGGAACCATACGTTGCCAGAGAAGGATGCTCATTTCTATCAGCAG ACTTCCAGTCCATAGAGTTCCGCTTGCTGGCTCACTTCTCAAAGGATCCTTCATTGCTGAAGGTGTTTCAGGGAGATGATGTGAAGGATGTATTCATGGAACTCACTTCTCAGTG GATGAATGTGCCACTAGGATCAGTGCAAACTGCAGACAGGGAGAGGACAAAGAGAGTGGTTTACTCCATTATGTATGGTGTGG GACCAGAGAAACTTGCAACCTACCTGAATGTCAGTGCTGCGGAGTCCAAAGGATTTATCTCAAGCTTCCTTC GTAGGTTTCCTGGTGTTAGCAGATTTACCCACAAATGCAAAGAGGAGTGCAAGgctaaag GTCATGTACGGACTATCCTGAAACGATGGAGGCTGATCCCAAACATCAAGTCACCCAACTTTTTCCTGAGGTCTCAGGCTGAGAGGCAGGCAGTTAACTTTGTTGTCCAAG GTTCTGCAGCAGACATCTGTAAGCTGGCCATGATCCTTGTGGGGAAGCGGCTGGCAGAAGAAGGCCTGAAGGCCAAGCTACTGATTCAACTGCACGATGAACTTGTCTTTGAAGTAGCAGATGAAGAGGTGGACAGTGTCAAGg GAGTTGTCAGGGACATCATGCAATCAGATGCCTTGCTGGGTGGTCAAATCAAGTTGCAG GTGCCACTCCGAGTGTCAGTCAGTGTTGGGAAATCCTGGGGACGGATGACTGACTTGGAGTGA